The sequence AAGCCATTGGCTTGACATCTGGATGTTCAACTGCTGTAAAAGTTTCAACAATCaaattttcatcatcattgccattttgtaataatacACCATTGTCTGGCGTAATATGAATTATACCACCTAAGTTACCTTGGGAATCACAGTAATTTGGAGCACTGAAAACAGTCACTAGTTTACCATCATGTTCATACTTTACACCCGTCATTCTAACTTCATGAGACCTAAAAACTTTACGAAGCTTATTTCtttctaaatatttagcTGTAATATCTGGACCAAACGCAAAACCTAAACCACGTTGCGATGGACCCAAACCATTTGCTGCTTGTGGATCTGACCATAATAATTCCATAAATAAACCTTCTCTTGGTGGTTGAGAAAATCTATCTAAGTTTCTGATATCATCAAGAGTTGATTTTTCATCACTTGGTAAACCACCGTGCATAACTAGATAATCGTTGTTGATTAAAGTTGCCAATGGCAAACTTTCAAAACTTAATGAGAATAAGTCGAAAATACGTTgtgaatatttatatttacattcGTCTTCAAAACCGTAAATCTTATTCATATTATCAGTTTCATGATTACCTCTATTTAAATAGATATTCTTTGGAtataaaatctttaatgAGTAAAATAATAGAGCTACTTCACAGGACCAAGAACCACGATCCACTAAGTCAccattgaataaatatatgtgGTCTTTGCTAACTTTCCCGaactttttgaatatatttaagaCATCATAAAACTGGCCATGTGTGTCACCACACACTGAAATTTTAACCTCTTTGGTGTTTTCATTGGATAGCTCAACAAGGGTTGGCTCAGATAAGAAAATTCTATCAACATGAGATATTATAGCTGCTGCATATTGTTTTGGGATAGTTTTaccttttaaaaatatatcattaacCATACCAGAAATAAATTCTTGTGACATATTTTCAACTTCAACACCTGCTGGCgaatttttttcatctgTCAGTTgcttaaaatttaattttggaCCTTTGTATGTCTTCAAGTCTGCATTCGCATTGAATGACTCTAAATTCAAGGTTTGACaaatattagattttgCATTATCACCACTTCCACCTATAGCATTTTTAAACCTTTCTTCTCGGATAAAATTTTCACATACTTTTAATGCATTAGAGGCTGTAATATCATTTGGCTTAGCCTTTAAAACAACATTTAAGTCATTTTTGGCTTTTCTGAATTCTAAAATACCGACGTATGATAAACCTCTCCTGTGATAAgcttttatattttttgggTCAAGCTTTAAAGCATTATCACAATCAACAACAGCAGAGTAAAAGTTATCTTGTTTTAAATGTGCCAATGCCCtattagaaaaataaattgactGTGTGCTGTCTAAAGCAATGGCTTTGCTATAAAACTCTATAGCTGAATCATAATCGcttttctttatatattcattacctttatttttgaaatctaATGCAGTGGCAATATCCTCTTGCGATGGCGATGACATAGTATCTACGctttatttcaattcttgGATTTTActtatttaactataaacTAAGCAATTATAAAAGCAGTCGATACAAATAGGTGATTGCTAAATTAATATGAATTTCttacatttatttatgtatATTAATGATCTTTTAAATTCCAATAGTCACTggtatttaatatttgaaatctttcaaaattttccGATGAGGGTTAATTTACACATTTTCTAAATGTGAGATCAGATTAAACCaaagaagataaaaatcaaaattataaattgtaGAGAGGTCTTGATGAGATAAACGATAAAAGATAAAACATTGAAGGAGAGAAGGTTTATGAATATATGTACAAATACATAACGAGCAAGACTAGTGAATTACGAgaagatgaattatttCTAGAAGTGTGATACCagcaatatatatatggttATATTACTCATTTATTTATGGCTGGTAGttcattttgaataaacaAAATCATGTATAACGGACATGGATACATTATAAAAGTTACACgatgtttttattatctattGACTCTTTCACATGTGCTTATTGATGGCATACTTGGTTATTTTCTGCAATACAAGAAGTATAACAGTTTAGTACCAATTGCTActtccaatttttttgaaatctttATTGTGGCAAGGATATTACTGCTTGAATgttaaataataacttaGACAACTTTTAACTAGAGTATTATACCAGAATAACCAAGATAAGCAAACTCAGATCTAAAGTTACTACTATTACACATCGCTTTCTTAATATCTAACTATATCGGATTAACCAATtgattaaaattaatattttcagaAAGCTTAAGTATTAGTAATAAAACTATTGAGCAATATTTCAGTTCGTATATTTGCTACTTACATAACTGACGTGAGAAAAAAAGGAGGCTAGTAGAATTGTTTACAAAATCGTTTAGCTATACAATATTGGTCTTATTCTTGTTGTAATATAAGCTCAGCAAGAGTTAGATTACGATATaacagtaataatatttcctATTTAGGAGCTATTACTGAAACAGTTACGaaacattaatatttcCTGTTTAGGAAATATTGTCACCAACTGGAACAGCTGATGTCGCCACGAATGCAATGACAAGTTCAACGAGGCACATTGCAAATTGTAGCTAAActaaaagtataaataGGAGACCTATTTATACTTCTAGTATTTGGATGATCATGTaacttattattagatattatgtagaatatataaaaagaagCAAGTTTCTGTTTACGCTGAAAATATAAGAAGATCCGATCCTGCGCTTCCCATCTGCCATAATATAATAGTCTGTCTTACATCTGTCTATCTATTACATTATAATCCTGTCATAACTCTGTCTACTGTAGTATCCGTATTACAAAAATTCTCACAAAAAAGGTCCCTTGGCCCAGTTGGTTAAGGCATCGTGCTAATAACGCGGGGATCAGCGGTTCGATCCCGCTAGGGACCATTTTAGTTTTTTTCTCAATCTATCAGATATCATATTTCTATTGTTGTCAGTTTTAGCAGTTACtgattataataacaaaCCTTCAAACCTGTCAAACATAATTtcctttttatttattacttatgtatttaattatatgaGTACTACCAATCGACACCTTCTATAAAAATAGAGTCAGAGCCAAGAACGTCGCCTTTCTCTGTTCTTGAAGTATCATTAGCAAATATGTCATCAAAAGTATCATATTCTAATGATGGTGAAACTTTTAACTTTCTATCAACTTCTGCCTTTAGTAAAGAGTCGTAACCCCAATCTAAGAAGTCCTccatattataatttaattttctaaatGGTTGAGCGAAAATTTTTGCTAAACTTGCTACATTTGTATGATAGTGATCAACTAATGTCAATAATTCCCATAAGGAAGAACCAATGGCATTTGTCAATTCTGGGTTTGTTTCTTCAGGATCGTATGGATCATTGTACGCTAATTTCAATCTCTTCAATTCAGCTTTCTGTTCATCCGAACCAAATGGATCGTCTATAAATGCTGGATTATGTAACATGATCATACATGTAGGGTGTTTTTTAAGTAAGTTATAGGTAAATGGAATGACTGTAACAATTGCCGATGGAGGAGCTTGCAATGTTAATCTGGCCAATTTCTTAATGAATGATGCAACTAAATGACTTGATATATGAGtagatgataaaaataattctaaCATCCTGAAAAATCTAGATCTATATTTGACATGCATTAAATCTGGAGTCAAACATTGATATAATTTGGAATAGAAGTTTGGATATTCTAAATTGAAACGTCTCatcaattcaaataaaccATTTAATGATAAGATTGGAATAATACCTGAATTGGCTTCTTTCTTACCAAAATTCACATTATAGGAGTCAGTTAAAAAATCCATCAATTTTGTTGGGGTGTGAAAATGTGGAATTATTCTTTTGtgtaaaattaataaaattgtcTTATATTGATCAACAGATAGGAACccattcaatatatataaccaatttttttcaaaattactTTTGAATTTGGAGACATCTTCAACAAGTTTGGGTGGATTCGCGACATAAACTTCTAGATCATCGTTATTAGGTAAATCACAATGAACGTCATGGTTAACAACGGTCAACCATTTACCAATACTATTGGAACTTGTATAtctttcatcttcattagAATCggttaataatttattgaattcagAATTGAAGTAGAACTGAACATCAgcaaatttttgataataattatctttaaattctaCCAAAGTCGCATTTTGAGATTGACCATTTTTGAGTTCTTCATCACCAAAGTCGGAATCCCAAAGAGCCACTAGCAGTTTTTGATATGTTTTTGTTGGGAAGTATGGATCATCAACGTTTGAGGAGAAATAAATTGCTTCCAACTCTATACATTGCATGTAAACATCTAACGAGTCTAATGCTATCGAAGTTTCAAACGGGATACTTGATAAAATAACTAGTAGTTTATCTTTGAAGTTCTCGAACAACTTTCTACACCAAGTTCttaattgttttgtttCGTCAGTCTTAGCAGACCTTATAGTCATATCCTCTCGAGAAAAAAGTTGCTTAAAAACCTGAAACAAAGAAACGACAATGAATCTTAGCCTCTGTTCATTCTCGTCCCAAAATTCATCTGAACTGAGATCATTCTCATCGATAGTTAagttatttattaatggtATTATTAgtttgtaattttttttatcatcaattgaaataatCGACTTTGCATCTCtcttaatttcttcaaatgtCAAACTCATCTTTTATTCCAAGACGTTTGTGTTTGCCTATTTGCTCACTTATACAGAATctatattcaaaaactCACTGAATAATAACAGAAAACACAAACATATACAAAATTCGATACGTTACTATTATATAAACCATAACTACTTTCGAACAATACGAATGCATCTCAGTCCAACTTAtttcatctcatctcatctcatctcatctcatcttATCTTTTGTTAATTAGTAGGTTagtttttcaaaatatttcattactaCCAAAGTACTACCTAACATTTTCGCCATagtaaaaaaaaattttctgtCTTTTTTGTCTTTACAATGCACGTACCGAATGATGGAAGATGACATGATTACAACGACCTCTCCCAGTCAATAAGAAACGATAGGCTGTGTTATGCATAGATCTGTCCATTTTCAGCCACCTCGGTTAGCATCACTGTTGCTGAACGGAATTGAATTCATTCAGGGCTTACAAAAAGATGTATTTCTTGAGATTtatgaaataatattgtataGATACTCTATTGTCCCTCGGAAAGTGGCTTAATactgttttattttattttgtaattgaatGTCAAACTACAACTACTAGCATCGCATCGCATCGCATCGCATCGCATCAGTAAACTGAAGAAATGCTGTCTTCGAATGTTGTAGGCGAAGCAAGATCGTTCtactattgaaaaaacaCTATTTCGCGGAAAGTCAGAGAAGATGGCATGGGATGAATTAGTTACCATACTGTGTAGACTAACTGTGCCTCAATGTATGTTACAGGTACATGTTACGGTAAACAACAACAGTTGTTGGCTTATCGAATAACGGCTTGGAAACTTCAAAGATACATAACATAATTCTTACGGTTTTATTTGGTATGTGGATTTGAAGGTATTTGTCTCTTGGAGTTGATACTTGTGGTGTCAGTTGTTACTAGCGGAAAAGCTTCAATACTCAGATCGCTTATGatcttaaataaaaatgttgGCTTAAACATAGATGAGATAAAGGCTTAAACATAAATACCATTTGtatcttatatttttgctTTGAAATAACTATATAAACAGTGATGATTTTGAGTAATAAGTAACCAGTATTCTTAATTCTTATATcgttaaaataatatacatTTACCTATCCAATTAGCTAGCTCAATTGTCATCAATTGCCATCGCTTgtgaattaattttaaatcattcTAAAGAATATACacatataaaaataaaacatacAAAATAGAAAAGATGGATATTGTAACATATACTCTGGATACAGTGGTTAAGAGGGCCAATGAGACAGCTGATGGTACATACAATTTTTATGGGAATGCCACTCCAAATTTAGCATTCAATGTCATCATGTTGGTCCTATATGTTGTTCTGCTAATAACACACctgattttattaatgtataaacaatatttcttttcatggatgatgattttttcaattatattacaatttgCTGGTTACTGTGCTAGAGTGGACAGCCACTCAAATCCTTACTCTGTGGCTTCATATGCCGTACAGTCTACTTTTCTAATTGTGGCGCCAGTTTTATTTATGGGTGCTTTATATTTCCAATTGGCTAAATTGATTGAAATTTACGGTCATAAATATTGTCTCATTAGATCACCTAAACTATATTCAAGAacatttatttcatttgatATCTTCTCGTTTCTCATTCAAGCTGCAGGTGGTGGGATAGTTGGTTCGGCAGCATCAGGTAGTTCAGATACAACTACTGGTAAAAATGTTTTCTTAGCTGGTGACATTCTTCAAATCGTCACAATGActgtatttattttctttatttttgatttctcATACAAAGTTTTCTACAAAGCTagaaaaatttatcaaaacaCTCACAGTTCAgcattaaaattatcagaAATTTCACAAAAGATGCTGGAACCTCAGTAcagaaagaaatattatcCGATCAGACAAGATCCTGAAAGGTTTGTTTTCAAATACTATGTCATCGCTTTCTCAATAACTGTCGTATTGGTGTACATCCGTTGTTTCTATAGATTAgttgaatttattgaagGACAAGAAGGTGCCATTCACAATCACGAGGGTTACTTCATTGGATTCGATGGTGTATTGATGATGACTGCTACTTTGCTTATGACAGTATTTCATCCTGGTTTCGTGTTTTTAGGTAGAAAATATGTTATTCCAGTGACACCAGGAAGATATGATCCAGAGGATATAGAAGATATCTCAAACACTGATGAAGCAGTAGAAGAAACAACATCTATCGAACCAGTGCAAAAAGATCTAGAAGCAAATGCCGTGGAGTATAATTATGAATTACCACCTTATGAGAACCTGGAAGATCCtgaatcttttaaaaattataacaaAGATCCaataaattacaagaactagtataataaataaataaatactgTTAACAGGCTTGTCTCTATAGTGTAATCtcattttttcaaataatacaTCCATTTcactattatattattgaaatatatatgctACTAAATTTGAATAGATAAAGAGAGACTGTCATAGCAAAGTTAActgaatatttatcaaCTTGCTATCATTTTATCGCAAATGGTTGAAACAAAGATACTTTACATTACTCATCGGTCACATTTATTGTAAAGACGTCATCTCATCGCTGTTTACTATATGTGTGCTATaaattctttctttttctttcttgtCCTCCGAAATCGAAACCAagacattgaaaaatttaggCACTGATTTAAAAgcaattgaaattatttaatattaattttataatatagCTAATATGATTGATAGTATTCTGTTTAGAAACAATAagcaaaataaaattaactGTTGAAAGTAGTTTTATGTTATTGTTAaggtttattatttttcatacTTCCTAGCCTTATCCCccaatcattatttaaccCTCTgctctttttattttttaacggtaacaatttcattttgtaGTTTAGCTTATTACAGCACAGACAGACaacaaaatcattaaaCATGGTTACTGATAATTATAGTAAGTCAACTACTGACTCAGAGAATTTTGATGATGtttcatcatttaattcaGACAACTCATATACACCACAAGAATTTATCGGTGATACTCTCGGAAAGGAATCCTCCACGAAAATGGATGATCGTGCTAGTCATCTTTCTCATGCTATTAAAGAGACTCGTTCTGGCACAAGTGACAATAACACAATTAAGCCAGTGACCAGTAATGATGTTCATAGGATTGTGAGCAGGAACATAATGGACAACAATGTAGAATCGGAGGAGGCATTGAAAACACAATTGACAAATATGGAAAGTAGAAGAGCTGATATTATTCTACCTGCATCAATGGAAGGTAACTCCAATTTTCCAGAAGAATACACCATGGAGACAACCACTGGATTGGTTCCTGTGAAGACTTTagaagatataaaaaagaagaagacgATAGACTCTGAAAATTCTAGAAAGAGCCTTGTAAGCAGTGAGCTGAAAGCCAGTAAATCCAACAATACTGTGAAATCTCGAAATGAAGGTGGTTTGAACCCTGCAAAATTGAATGCTGCTgtagaaaaaaataaagaggAACTGGAGAAATATCAACATCACAAGACTGAGAAAAATCCaataaagaagatgttgtttaaattattttactGACCCGATAAATCTAAAGTTATAGTTAAGTTCACATTCTAGTAACGAACGAGTCATTCTAAATGAATcttaatgatttatttcCATTTTCATGCATAGATAGATTTTTAgttgtttaatattttaatatatatattacaattCAGTTTTACAAACGTTTTAATCGTTATAGACCTGCCTTATTAGTTAAGAACTTTaaaatgtatttatatttgtaatcGATGCGATAGCAGTTATTGACCATGAACAAAGTCTGTATCCGAGGTTGATCCGGTGTTATAGCCTGTATTGCTAATATTATGTTCTTTGATGGGctcttttcaatataaacAAGGTGCGGGGATGTTAAATCAGATCACGAAAGAAGGGATCggatattttcaattaaagcACAAACTCcatatataataacttcagtttatttaaataatatatatatatatgcatatattattgtcgttgaatttaatttaaatatgatTATGAATAAGTTTaactattatatattatcggaaatatattggtatgaataaaatatttttaacaaagaaaattaataagATATTGTATGGTCTAATACTATAGGATAAGATCgttgaaatataaaaatatttaaaagaatcaaATGTGCATTTTATTTCTAACAAGAAGTCATCCTGATTATgaattaatattgatatcTAACAGGGACGAATTTTTACAAAGGAAAACCGCATTTTCATGTTGGAATGAGAGATCTAATTGTGAGGTATTGTGTCCATATGATTTATCTCGAAATGAAACTGATCCCAGCAAGTTTGGTACTTGGTGTGgtattaatgaatttggAAGAGTGTCATCTGtgttaaatttaaaaatggatGAAAATAAAGTTGAAGATAAAAACGTTAGGAAAAAATCTAGAGGATATTTACCAGTCAAATTTTTAGATAACAGAAAAGAGAATAGTTTTAATGACTGGAATTCATATAGcaaatttttgaaacaatatCCGGATCTTGAAAAGACAGgatcttttaatttatttataggAGATGTTAAAAAGCAAGAATATGCACTAATTGATTCCTTCGGACAGACAAAAAGAATACTTGACGGTAAAGATGAGAATGGCAAATCAAGTGTAGTTATATCTAATTCCgaatttatttctaatgataaagaaagaTGGCATAAAATAAGTAATGGTGAGAAGTTAATGGATGAATTTTTAAGTAAAGATATTCGTGACGAAAATTCAGTGATAGAAAGTTGTTTCAAAATCGCCTCAACAAGTGAGTTaacaaatgaatatttGCATTCTcatgatgatattttagatTTGATGACAGAAACAGTTTTTGTCCCACCAATAAAGTTAGAAAATCCTGTCgaaaaagataatattgGCGCTTCATTACCTGTCGGTAAGTTCTATGGGACGAGATCACAGATAGTTATATTGgtaaataaagaaagaacTACAGTCCGATATATGGAGAGAGTCCTATATGAATGTGATGATGATGTTTCGAAAGCAGGGATCGAAAAACCAATAAATGAACTTAATTTCGAATATAACATcctttaatgaaaaaaaaattctacttcatatatacacatagtagataaaaataaattatgtTATTGATAACTTCACAGATATAGCACactaattattataatatacaaCTCTTTGCATGACAATCAAGATAAAATCTCAAGGTCTGAAATAGTTTTTAagttattttcaatttcttgcACGCATTGTCTATAGTAAACTAATTGGAAGTTTTGGAATAATTTCACCAGATCTAATATTTTAGCTGAATCTGTCAATTCTTCCATTTTCTCGACAGCAGAAGAGGTGTTCGAAACGAATTCATCTTCTAGTTGTTCAAGAAGTTTAtaatcttcatcttcattttcgccttcattttctttgacAGGGTCTTTCTCTTCCGTATCCTTCGTTTCCGGTTCTTTCTCTTCAGTACCCTTTGTTTCCGGTTCTTTTGTTTCACTTTccttcttttcaatttctttatctGTAGAAACTTCCTTGGCCTCCTCTTGTTCTGCCTTGGCTTCTTTTAGTTTAACATCGTATCTCATTGTATCGAACTTCAATCTTGAGTTTTCGACATTTCTGCGCAATTGGGCAACTTCTTTAAAC comes from Tetrapisispora phaffii CBS 4417 chromosome 4, complete genome and encodes:
- the TPHA0D03250 gene encoding uncharacterized protein (similar to Saccharomyces cerevisiae YGR126W; ancestral locus Anc_3.486) encodes the protein MVTDNYSKSTTDSENFDDVSSFNSDNSYTPQEFIGDTLGKESSTKMDDRASHLSHAIKETRSGTSDNNTIKPVTSNDVHRIVSRNIMDNNVESEEALKTQLTNMESRRADIILPASMEGNSNFPEEYTMETTTGLVPVKTLEDIKKKKTIDSENSRKSLVSSELKASKSNNTVKSRNEGGLNPAKLNAAVEKNKEELEKYQHHKTEKNPIKKMLFKLFY
- the NOC4 gene encoding ribosome biosynthesis protein NOC4 (similar to Saccharomyces cerevisiae NOC4 (YPR144C); ancestral locus Anc_3.482); translation: MSLTFEEIKRDAKSIISIDDKKNYKLIIPLINNLTIDENDLSSDEFWDENEQRLRFIVVSLFQVFKQLFSREDMTIRSAKTDETKQLRTWCRKLFENFKDKLLVILSSIPFETSIALDSLDVYMQCIELEAIYFSSNVDDPYFPTKTYQKLLVALWDSDFGDEELKNGQSQNATLVEFKDNYYQKFADVQFYFNSEFNKLLTDSNEDERYTSSNSIGKWLTVVNHDVHCDLPNNDDLEVYVANPPKLVEDVSKFKSNFEKNWLYILNGFLSVDQYKTILLILHKRIIPHFHTPTKLMDFLTDSYNVNFGKKEANSGIIPILSLNGLFELMRRFNLEYPNFYSKLYQCLTPDLMHVKYRSRFFRMLELFLSSTHISSHLVASFIKKLARLTLQAPPSAIVTVIPFTYNLLKKHPTCMIMLHNPAFIDDPFGSDEQKAELKRLKLAYNDPYDPEETNPELTNAIGSSLWELLTLVDHYHTNVASLAKIFAQPFRKLNYNMEDFLDWGYDSLLKAEVDRKLKVSPSLEYDTFDDIFANDTSRTEKGDVLGSDSIFIEGVDW
- the PPT1 gene encoding protein serine/threonine phosphatase (similar to Saccharomyces cerevisiae PPT1 (YGR123C); ancestral locus Anc_3.481); this translates as MSSPSQEDIATALDFKNKGNEYIKKSDYDSAIEFYSKAIALDSTQSIYFSNRALAHLKQDNFYSAVVDCDNALKLDPKNIKAYHRRGLSYVGILEFRKAKNDLNVVLKAKPNDITASNALKVCENFIREERFKNAIGGSGDNAKSNICQTLNLESFNANADLKTYKGPKLNFKQLTDEKNSPAGVEVENMSQEFISGMVNDIFLKGKTIPKQYAAAIISHVDRIFLSEPTLVELSNENTKEVKISVCGDTHGQFYDVLNIFKKFGKVSKDHIYLFNGDLVDRGSWSCEVALLFYSLKILYPKNIYLNRGNHETDNMNKIYGFEDECKYKYSQRIFDLFSLSFESLPLATLINNDYLVMHGGLPSDEKSTLDDIRNLDRFSQPPREGLFMELLWSDPQAANGLGPSQRGLGFAFGPDITAKYLERNKLRKVFRSHEVRMTGVKYEHDGKLVTVFSAPNYCDSQGNLGGIIHITPDNGVLLQNGNDDENLIVETFTAVEHPDVKPMAYSNGGLGF
- the TPHA0D03240 gene encoding RTA1 domain-containing protein, with product MDIVTYTLDTVVKRANETADGTYNFYGNATPNLAFNVIMLVLYVVLLITHLILLMYKQYFFSWMMIFSIILQFAGYCARVDSHSNPYSVASYAVQSTFLIVAPVLFMGALYFQLAKLIEIYGHKYCLIRSPKLYSRTFISFDIFSFLIQAAGGGIVGSAASGSSDTTTGKNVFLAGDILQIVTMTVFIFFIFDFSYKVFYKARKIYQNTHSSALKLSEISQKMLEPQYRKKYYPIRQDPERFVFKYYVIAFSITVVLVYIRCFYRLVEFIEGQEGAIHNHEGYFIGFDGVLMMTATLLMTVFHPGFVFLGRKYVIPVTPGRYDPEDIEDISNTDEAVEETTSIEPVQKDLEANAVEYNYELPPYENLEDPESFKNYNKDPINYKN
- the TPHA0D03260 gene encoding uncharacterized protein (similar to Saccharomyces cerevisiae YGR127W; ancestral locus Anc_3.487); the encoded protein is MCILFLTRSHPDYELILISNRDEFLQRKTAFSCWNERSNCEVLCPYDLSRNETDPSKFGTWCGINEFGRVSSVLNLKMDENKVEDKNVRKKSRGYLPVKFLDNRKENSFNDWNSYSKFLKQYPDLEKTGSFNLFIGDVKKQEYALIDSFGQTKRILDGKDENGKSSVVISNSEFISNDKERWHKISNGEKLMDEFLSKDIRDENSVIESCFKIASTSELTNEYLHSHDDILDLMTETVFVPPIKLENPVEKDNIGASLPVGKFYGTRSQIVILVNKERTTVRYMERVLYECDDDVSKAGIEKPINELNFEYNIL